A region from the Wansuia hejianensis genome encodes:
- a CDS encoding 2-hydroxyacid dehydrogenase produces the protein MKILVMGDRKRYEKYAPQMNIIEKSEIIYIARDACTAAALEAAPDAGILFADAISRVGGDLLKQMKNLKMVHSEGVAYNGIDVETAKELGIYVCNNKGANAGAVAEQAIYLMLALLRSGIAGDAAVRDGRQIEMKEARMREGITDLADCRVGLVGLGDIGQATAQRLNAFGCELYYYSLHRKSAELEKQLKLTWLPLNRLAAACDIISLHMAVTPDTAGIINEDFLSHMKKSSYLINTARGELVDNHALRAALIQGLIAGAGLDTVAPEPVTKDNPLVTLPEDCKDHIIFSPHLGGITSGSFRRMYRKMWENADRISRGERPDNIVNGL, from the coding sequence ATGAAAATTTTGGTCATGGGGGACAGAAAGCGCTATGAAAAGTACGCCCCGCAGATGAATATTATAGAGAAATCCGAGATAATCTACATTGCCAGAGATGCCTGTACGGCCGCCGCGCTGGAGGCTGCTCCGGATGCCGGCATACTTTTCGCAGATGCCATCTCCCGGGTGGGCGGAGACCTGTTAAAGCAGATGAAGAATCTGAAAATGGTTCATTCTGAGGGTGTTGCCTATAATGGAATCGATGTGGAAACTGCAAAGGAGCTGGGCATTTATGTCTGCAACAACAAGGGCGCCAACGCCGGTGCGGTGGCTGAACAAGCCATTTACCTGATGCTGGCCCTGCTCCGCAGCGGCATTGCCGGAGACGCCGCCGTCAGAGACGGTCGGCAGATTGAGATGAAGGAAGCGCGTATGCGTGAGGGCATCACGGATTTGGCCGACTGCCGGGTAGGCCTGGTAGGCTTAGGAGATATCGGACAAGCCACCGCGCAGCGTCTCAACGCATTCGGTTGTGAGCTGTATTATTACAGCCTTCACAGGAAATCAGCAGAGCTCGAAAAGCAGCTGAAGCTGACCTGGCTCCCGCTTAACCGCCTGGCCGCCGCCTGCGATATTATCAGTCTGCATATGGCAGTCACGCCGGACACTGCCGGAATCATTAACGAGGATTTTTTAAGCCACATGAAAAAAAGCTCTTATCTCATCAACACCGCCCGGGGAGAGCTTGTGGACAACCATGCGCTGCGTGCCGCGCTGATCCAGGGACTGATCGCGGGAGCCGGTCTGGATACTGTCGCTCCGGAACCTGTAACAAAAGACAATCCCCTGGTCACTCTTCCAGAGGATTGTAAAGACCATATTATATTCTCACCTCATCTGGGAGGAATCACAAGCGGAAGCTTCCGGCGCATGTACCGGAAAATGTGGGAAAATGCAGACAGGATCAGCCGCGGCGAACGCCCTGACAACATAGTCAACGGGCTATGA
- a CDS encoding DUF6512 family protein, with translation MQKSLKKYTVIGIIFTALAGTLAHFFYLWSGENLVVALFTPVSESTWEHLKLLFFPMIIYSIFEALVFHSRVPELFYANITGAFVGMLSIVVLFYTYSGILGNSCTPVDIGIFYLSVVIAFLSGHRLAGKRERLYRFKWLILTGLVACTIAFFFFTWNPPEIGLFQNPEPGVASVFLRI, from the coding sequence ATGCAGAAATCTTTGAAAAAGTACACAGTGATCGGTATCATTTTTACCGCACTGGCAGGGACGCTGGCACATTTTTTTTATCTGTGGTCAGGCGAGAATCTGGTGGTGGCGCTGTTCACCCCGGTGAGTGAGTCAACCTGGGAGCATTTAAAGCTGTTATTCTTCCCAATGATTATTTACAGTATTTTCGAAGCGCTGGTATTTCACAGCAGGGTTCCGGAATTGTTTTATGCCAACATTACGGGAGCGTTCGTGGGAATGCTGTCTATTGTTGTGCTTTTCTATACTTATTCCGGCATTCTGGGAAATAGCTGCACGCCGGTGGATATCGGGATCTTTTATCTCAGTGTGGTAATCGCTTTTCTTTCAGGACACCGCCTGGCGGGGAAGCGGGAGAGGCTGTACCGCTTTAAATGGCTGATTTTAACCGGCCTGGTAGCGTGTACCATAGCCTTTTTCTTTTTTACCTGGAATCCTCCGGAAATCGGGCTGTTTCAAAATCCGGAGCCGGGGGTGGCGTCAGTTTTCCTAAGGATATGA
- a CDS encoding DUF3783 domain-containing protein → MLEGKLKRIGSIFLVLIMVLSLWNVPVYGAGSGETVSVSENVVTSETSSITVQLTQVPDSGILRVIQMEAGESYDSSKLNSYTSLNFTLAGNLEVGTNVLPLSPSPEAGKKIMVILRDSGGEIKDYTSDPVIVAAAETENPKPESILANCSAELVKDGKFQQDDTGVDVRVKLDSHVESCYLTIYAYAGNTSFDPDDSHNKRLWSGRVTDGYEGSCSFAAPALPLQAGYKVIASLNVPLGDDYYRAVNSQAVEVVDENGEGFQDYIYPDVKIDETELTAGTTSLHISLTGDERLFQAAREGKTSIVCAVGQYPDGESFDFEGENQISLASNIVSPEAFSNREITLSEPLREGYRVRAVVYWAQNTDIFLAKGNDYEPQFGYPDDSVLVADAAQDKHPGVTVENPVLADADKIRVTVRGDIPEGSVLLIKSYESGTTEFQMSQGAWVGSAFDVTAQSCEIIPQSGSLAAGKLLVAFLQREGSILAQSAPTEIQKAQPFTIQLNGVLTPDSRQAEFQVAGNSETAGTINIAALCRVASDGTADTENPIARKYGQAPGTLLFEFAPGTLADGEKVCLVLTYANGSETYQSDSFAVRLPLAENSLKILEESFTTASGEATVVVAGCEEFQGGRLILTTGPAGELDADSRKQIGSVTFTGEGSYTISLTQGGLKAGETILPHLYLYDAETDAVKYKYGDPVLITSEGGDAVKASVEIVTSQVRADREDIWVTANFDSTSTGRLDLYCYAGEGYTEEDLIYSGDVTPGPGSQKIIFGSGKLEAGEKLTAVLALSDGSETASGTVTVQAVPEKQKPAAHILDSQITEGDTYMKVSLTFDPGAEQASYKLYQFTGETLDQNTDMVINERSLYRSETNKSLYLGTGKLKAGAKLQVVLTVDGAEALSETVTVEPSPDWGTPYAAFDVSAVKADADSIAVTVDYADDYLAMGEEFYCDVTIYQFSAAYTDEEFEEGEMWEQYGRVTRVGQVNSTSGQETRGKITVPVKDGVVLTPGDRVIIKLRLPHAEWEGEEVDYLSASVPVISPDEEVPDYKVVLYNLGEESSRGARLRTILNNLGIPAETMEYGHLNESVGYLAGLEGYESAVEPYTGVNYTTEFMLMCNLPESLLDRFLDAMTDGGLRIDHKAIVTEYNREYLFYELIGDIEEEHDVFQALLALGNMVKEAEKLLEDTYGETEGWADFQTALSEAREILSSNEPPLASLQSAYSALKEQYLELTGMTEIEGTAVITVEKENSGAYSMTVRVKDGPEDAEYEYSWSSGEKSQTLTGVPAESLISNTVTVTGVNMFGKLTAQLQVPERPNVSVMVRNQGIQLNWAAASAADNCPAPENYSIVVYAGEQLVKTYERGGQDTSAYLEGLEEETTYTVKMYAVSPVGRSDMAILAVTTGKAEQGGPGQAESGGQAQIPSVSPSVMPAAALTSGKKTSSSVNTSDRTSLLVWSALVLMCGAGAVVMGVRKKKMK, encoded by the coding sequence ATGTTAGAGGGAAAGCTAAAACGGATTGGAAGCATTTTCTTAGTGCTGATTATGGTTTTGTCGCTGTGGAATGTGCCTGTCTATGGGGCCGGAAGTGGTGAGACTGTGTCTGTCAGTGAGAACGTGGTTACATCTGAAACGTCATCTATTACGGTACAGCTGACACAGGTGCCGGATTCTGGAATATTACGTGTGATTCAGATGGAAGCGGGAGAAAGCTATGACAGCAGTAAACTGAATTCCTATACCAGCCTAAACTTTACACTGGCCGGCAATTTGGAGGTGGGGACGAATGTGCTGCCGCTGTCTCCGTCGCCGGAAGCGGGAAAGAAGATTATGGTTATTTTAAGAGACAGCGGCGGAGAGATTAAGGATTACACTTCTGACCCGGTGATAGTGGCTGCAGCCGAAACGGAAAATCCCAAGCCGGAATCGATTCTGGCTAACTGTTCGGCAGAATTGGTGAAGGATGGGAAATTTCAGCAGGATGACACCGGAGTGGATGTCAGGGTAAAGCTGGACAGCCATGTGGAAAGCTGTTATCTGACTATTTATGCCTATGCCGGAAATACTTCATTTGACCCGGATGATTCTCATAATAAACGCCTCTGGTCGGGACGTGTGACAGACGGCTATGAAGGAAGCTGCAGCTTTGCGGCGCCAGCGCTCCCACTGCAGGCCGGGTATAAAGTGATTGCCAGCCTGAACGTGCCTCTGGGGGATGATTACTATCGGGCGGTCAACTCACAGGCGGTAGAGGTGGTGGATGAAAATGGTGAGGGCTTTCAGGATTATATATATCCGGACGTAAAAATTGATGAGACGGAGCTGACTGCAGGAACTACCTCTCTACATATCAGCCTTACAGGTGATGAGCGGCTGTTCCAGGCGGCCAGGGAAGGAAAAACAAGTATTGTATGTGCGGTCGGACAATATCCGGACGGGGAAAGCTTTGATTTTGAGGGGGAAAATCAGATCTCGCTGGCATCCAATATCGTTTCCCCAGAGGCCTTCAGCAACAGAGAAATTACGCTGAGTGAACCTCTCAGGGAAGGCTACCGGGTACGCGCGGTTGTTTACTGGGCGCAGAATACAGATATTTTTTTGGCGAAGGGCAATGACTATGAACCACAATTCGGGTATCCCGATGACTCTGTGCTGGTGGCGGACGCGGCGCAGGACAAGCATCCCGGCGTAACGGTCGAGAATCCGGTATTGGCAGATGCGGATAAGATCCGGGTGACTGTCAGGGGAGACATTCCGGAAGGCTCTGTGCTCTTGATAAAAAGCTATGAAAGCGGAACCACAGAATTTCAGATGTCTCAGGGGGCTTGGGTGGGTTCTGCCTTTGACGTGACGGCACAGAGCTGTGAGATCATTCCCCAGAGCGGGTCGCTGGCTGCCGGGAAGCTGCTGGTCGCATTTTTGCAGCGTGAGGGGAGCATTCTGGCCCAGTCAGCACCGACTGAGATACAGAAGGCACAGCCCTTTACCATTCAGCTTAATGGCGTCCTGACGCCGGACAGCAGGCAGGCGGAGTTTCAGGTGGCGGGTAACAGCGAAACAGCCGGAACTATTAATATTGCGGCCCTTTGCAGGGTGGCATCAGACGGAACAGCGGACACGGAAAACCCTATTGCCCGGAAATATGGGCAGGCGCCGGGTACTTTGCTGTTTGAATTTGCCCCGGGAACCCTGGCGGACGGAGAGAAGGTCTGCCTGGTTCTGACCTATGCGAATGGCAGTGAAACATATCAAAGTGATTCCTTTGCCGTCCGTTTGCCTTTGGCTGAAAACAGCCTGAAGATTCTGGAGGAAAGCTTTACGACAGCTTCCGGTGAAGCCACCGTAGTTGTGGCCGGCTGTGAAGAGTTTCAGGGAGGCAGGCTGATACTGACCACCGGCCCTGCTGGTGAATTAGACGCGGACAGCCGGAAACAGATCGGAAGCGTTACATTTACCGGAGAGGGAAGCTATACAATCTCACTTACCCAGGGAGGGCTGAAAGCCGGAGAGACGATTTTGCCGCATCTCTACTTGTATGATGCTGAAACTGATGCTGTCAAATACAAATACGGAGATCCTGTCCTTATCACGTCGGAGGGAGGGGATGCTGTAAAAGCCTCAGTGGAAATCGTGACTTCCCAGGTCCGGGCAGACAGAGAGGATATCTGGGTGACAGCCAATTTTGACAGTACATCGACGGGGCGGCTGGATCTGTACTGCTATGCCGGAGAAGGTTATACAGAAGAGGATCTCATATACAGTGGAGACGTGACCCCGGGACCAGGCAGTCAGAAAATAATATTTGGCAGCGGAAAGCTGGAAGCAGGAGAAAAACTGACGGCGGTTCTCGCCCTTTCAGACGGATCGGAGACGGCCTCCGGAACAGTGACCGTACAGGCGGTTCCTGAAAAGCAGAAACCGGCAGCCCATATTCTGGACAGCCAGATTACAGAAGGCGATACGTATATGAAGGTTTCTCTGACCTTTGATCCCGGTGCGGAGCAGGCGTCCTATAAGCTGTACCAGTTTACCGGTGAGACGCTGGATCAGAATACAGATATGGTAATTAACGAGAGATCACTTTACAGGAGTGAGACAAATAAATCCCTGTATCTTGGAACAGGAAAGCTGAAAGCAGGGGCTAAGCTGCAGGTGGTGCTCACCGTGGACGGGGCGGAAGCATTGTCTGAAACAGTAACCGTAGAGCCTTCTCCGGACTGGGGCACTCCCTATGCGGCTTTCGATGTGTCGGCGGTGAAGGCCGATGCTGACAGCATTGCAGTCACCGTGGATTATGCCGATGACTATCTGGCGATGGGTGAGGAGTTTTACTGTGACGTAACTATTTACCAGTTTTCCGCAGCTTATACAGACGAGGAATTTGAAGAAGGAGAGATGTGGGAGCAGTACGGGCGCGTCACCCGTGTGGGACAGGTAAATTCCACGAGCGGGCAGGAGACCAGGGGAAAAATCACAGTACCGGTAAAAGATGGCGTTGTACTGACCCCTGGAGACCGGGTGATAATCAAGCTTCGTCTGCCTCATGCAGAGTGGGAAGGTGAGGAGGTTGATTATCTGTCGGCATCAGTGCCTGTTATTAGTCCGGATGAAGAAGTGCCGGATTATAAAGTCGTACTCTACAACCTGGGTGAGGAAAGCTCGCGGGGTGCGCGTCTGCGCACCATCCTGAACAACCTCGGCATCCCGGCAGAGACTATGGAATACGGTCATCTGAATGAATCTGTAGGATATCTGGCCGGCTTGGAGGGCTATGAGTCTGCTGTTGAACCATATACAGGAGTAAATTATACTACAGAGTTTATGCTTATGTGCAATCTGCCGGAATCCCTGCTGGACCGGTTCCTTGATGCTATGACAGATGGCGGGCTGCGCATTGACCATAAGGCGATTGTCACGGAATATAACCGGGAATATCTGTTTTATGAACTGATTGGAGATATCGAAGAGGAGCACGATGTCTTCCAGGCCTTGCTGGCTCTGGGAAATATGGTTAAAGAAGCAGAAAAACTTTTAGAAGATACGTATGGGGAAACAGAGGGCTGGGCGGATTTCCAGACTGCCCTCAGTGAAGCCAGAGAAATCCTTTCATCTAATGAACCTCCGCTTGCCAGTCTTCAGTCAGCGTACTCTGCGCTTAAAGAGCAGTATCTGGAGCTGACAGGCATGACAGAAATAGAGGGAACTGCCGTTATTACAGTTGAAAAAGAAAACAGCGGCGCCTATAGCATGACTGTCCGTGTTAAGGATGGCCCGGAGGACGCAGAATATGAATACAGCTGGAGCAGCGGTGAAAAAAGCCAGACACTGACAGGAGTGCCTGCAGAGAGTCTGATTTCAAATACGGTTACTGTGACAGGCGTAAATATGTTTGGTAAACTGACAGCTCAGCTGCAGGTCCCTGAGAGGCCAAACGTGTCCGTTATGGTGAGAAACCAGGGTATCCAGCTGAACTGGGCAGCCGCCTCCGCTGCCGATAACTGTCCGGCTCCGGAGAATTACAGTATTGTTGTATATGCCGGTGAACAGCTGGTGAAAACTTATGAGCGCGGAGGTCAGGATACTTCCGCATACCTTGAAGGCTTAGAAGAAGAAACCACCTATACGGTTAAAATGTACGCCGTCAGCCCGGTGGGACGCAGCGATATGGCCATACTGGCTGTCACAACCGGTAAAGCGGAGCAGGGCGGACCCGGACAGGCCGAAAGCGGCGGTCAGGCACAGATACCGTCTGTGAGTCCCTCGGTGATGCCTGCAGCGGCGCTGACCTCAGGGAAGAAAACCTCCTCCTCCGTAAACACCTCTGACAGAACCTCCCTGCTTGTCTGGAGCGCATTAGTCCTCATGTGCGGGGCCGGAGCCGTTGTCATGGGCGTTCGGAAGAAAAAAATGAAATAA
- a CDS encoding TIM barrel protein — protein sequence MKKMINITDCSFDTDRYKDGQDAADFVRRFCCDGFELMHCIGGKLDFFPSEDIVGVHLRFFNEWIDLWKGDMAALEAEYDTLKQAEEVFGSLEREGMIKPLTEDLETARRLGASYVVFHVSDVKMTELFTYTFSHTDEEVVDYTAELVNDLLDGKGYEFDFLMENLWWPGLTLTRPEITRRLLDQIHYPKKGIMLDTGHLMHTNLELAAQEEAVDYILDMVRAHSDMIPYMKGIHLNQSLTGQYVKDLLKKRDEMPKTHKERVSACYEHVFQIDGHFPFTTPRVREIIEAVAPDYLTYELITSDREEHEEKLLRQCEALGVMVDGV from the coding sequence ATGAAAAAGATGATTAACATTACGGATTGCAGTTTTGATACAGACCGTTACAAGGATGGACAAGATGCTGCTGATTTCGTGCGCAGGTTCTGCTGTGATGGTTTTGAACTGATGCATTGTATTGGCGGGAAGCTGGATTTTTTTCCGTCAGAAGATATTGTAGGAGTTCATCTGAGGTTTTTTAATGAATGGATTGACCTGTGGAAAGGAGACATGGCTGCACTGGAAGCGGAATATGACACGCTGAAGCAGGCAGAGGAGGTATTTGGCAGTCTGGAGCGGGAAGGGATGATAAAACCTCTGACCGAAGATTTGGAGACGGCCAGGAGACTGGGGGCTTCTTATGTTGTATTTCATGTTAGTGATGTGAAAATGACAGAGCTTTTTACATACACTTTCAGTCACACGGATGAAGAGGTAGTGGATTACACTGCGGAACTGGTGAACGACTTGCTGGATGGAAAGGGTTATGAATTTGATTTTTTAATGGAAAATCTCTGGTGGCCAGGGTTGACTCTTACCAGGCCTGAGATTACCAGGCGGCTTCTGGATCAGATCCATTATCCTAAAAAAGGGATCATGCTGGATACGGGACATTTGATGCATACGAATCTGGAGCTTGCGGCACAGGAAGAAGCTGTTGATTATATCCTGGATATGGTGCGTGCGCACAGTGATATGATCCCCTATATGAAAGGAATACATTTGAATCAGAGCCTGACCGGGCAGTATGTTAAAGATTTGCTGAAAAAAAGGGATGAAATGCCTAAGACACACAAAGAGCGGGTAAGCGCCTGTTATGAACATGTATTTCAGATTGACGGGCATTTCCCCTTTACCACGCCAAGAGTCCGTGAAATTATAGAGGCAGTTGCACCGGATTATCTGACTTATGAACTGATTACCAGCGACAGGGAGGAGCATGAGGAAAAGCTGCTGAGACAGTGTGAGGCCCTTGGAGTAATGGTTGATGGAGTGTAA
- a CDS encoding adenosylcobinamide amidohydrolase, protein MECKRLKGNKIMKIFQLPGGDEVHHYKKSLVVCFKGKRKVLSTGPNNGGYRTDLRAVFNNDGNPGPGMACTMRADTYREHMDILALEDLGLDPEHCSGLSTAASMDNVSVQTMSYEDFSVTAIVTGGIKNNAGRIGDPATWHEKSEASYQVKPGTINIILYIDADLSEGALARALVSCTEAKTAAIQELLAPSRYSRGLATGSGTDGTIIVCNAESDTYLTNAGKHSKLGEYIGKTVKKAVKEALYLQSGLCPSYQHNILNRMDRFGITEDSLWAAFQGRQAEGVISRAEFEDRLDHIKTDNTLVTYTSLYAHLLDQLDWELLSPEEAWEAGTQMLCLAGLQEEMTEKESLVQPGEREACICRMAEQYLERLINRIINYS, encoded by the coding sequence ATGGAGTGTAAGAGATTGAAAGGGAATAAAATCATGAAAATATTTCAATTACCTGGTGGAGACGAAGTACATCATTATAAAAAATCACTGGTTGTTTGTTTTAAAGGGAAGCGCAAGGTGCTGAGTACCGGACCGAACAATGGAGGATACCGTACAGACCTGCGGGCTGTATTTAATAATGACGGCAATCCGGGTCCGGGTATGGCCTGCACTATGCGGGCGGATACCTACCGGGAACACATGGATATCCTGGCTTTGGAGGATCTGGGTCTGGACCCGGAACACTGTTCGGGGCTGTCTACGGCTGCCAGTATGGACAATGTGTCTGTTCAGACGATGTCATACGAAGATTTTTCTGTGACAGCCATAGTGACCGGAGGTATTAAAAATAATGCCGGGCGGATCGGCGACCCGGCGACCTGGCATGAAAAGTCTGAGGCATCTTATCAAGTAAAACCAGGAACCATAAATATTATTTTGTATATTGATGCGGATCTGTCGGAAGGAGCTCTGGCACGGGCTCTGGTATCCTGTACGGAGGCGAAAACGGCGGCGATTCAGGAGCTTCTGGCGCCCAGCCGCTATTCCAGAGGACTGGCTACCGGATCGGGAACCGATGGCACAATTATTGTATGCAATGCGGAGTCTGACACTTACCTGACCAATGCAGGAAAACATAGTAAGCTGGGTGAGTACATCGGAAAGACTGTAAAAAAAGCAGTAAAAGAAGCACTTTATCTTCAGTCAGGCCTTTGCCCGTCTTACCAGCATAACATACTTAACCGGATGGACCGTTTTGGCATCACAGAGGACAGCCTTTGGGCCGCTTTTCAGGGAAGACAGGCGGAAGGAGTCATCTCCAGAGCAGAGTTTGAAGACCGGCTGGATCATATTAAAACAGATAATACGCTGGTTACATATACCTCTCTGTACGCCCATCTGCTCGATCAGCTGGACTGGGAGCTACTAAGCCCTGAGGAAGCATGGGAAGCGGGTACACAGATGCTGTGCCTGGCAGGCCTTCAGGAAGAGATGACGGAAAAGGAGTCTTTGGTACAGCCCGGGGAGAGAGAGGCATGCATATGCCGAATGGCAGAGCAGTATTTGGAAAGACTGATTAACAGGATCATAAACTATTCGTAA
- a CDS encoding collagen-like domain-containing protein: MSLRCFNAAWLRRFPRCAYIYGATGPTGPTGPTGPIGPTGIAGAVGATGPTGADGAVGEIGPTGPTGAEGGAGETGPTGPTGETGPEGRAATINIGNVTTGDPGTEAQVFNSGTDTDAIFNFVIPRGEPGGGGTPDVLGTVDTAAQIPAAGEALTFTTNPLISGTAITHQAGSSDVNIYQPGIYQAAFHTTMTANTGTTIPAQAAVQLYLNGTPIPGSATRYTFSSSTEVGTLSTNVPFQVAQTPSTLTVVVETDGFTVTDRALTVYRLGD; encoded by the coding sequence TTGTCTTTAAGATGTTTCAATGCCGCATGGTTACGGCGTTTTCCCCGTTGCGCATATATTTACGGTGCTACTGGGCCTACTGGCCCTACCGGACCTACTGGTCCCATTGGGCCTACCGGCATTGCGGGCGCTGTCGGTGCTACCGGGCCTACCGGCGCTGACGGCGCTGTCGGAGAAATCGGACCCACCGGACCTACCGGCGCTGAAGGCGGTGCAGGCGAAACCGGTCCCACCGGGCCTACTGGTGAAACCGGGCCCGAAGGGCGCGCCGCAACAATTAATATTGGCAATGTAACCACCGGAGACCCTGGCACTGAAGCTCAAGTATTTAATTCTGGAACTGATACTGACGCCATATTCAACTTTGTCATTCCCAGAGGTGAACCCGGAGGCGGAGGCACTCCCGACGTATTAGGTACTGTTGATACTGCAGCTCAAATACCTGCAGCCGGAGAAGCCCTGACTTTCACCACGAACCCGCTTATATCAGGAACAGCAATTACGCACCAGGCAGGCTCTTCTGACGTCAATATCTACCAGCCTGGCATATATCAGGCAGCCTTCCACACAACAATGACCGCTAATACAGGAACCACAATACCAGCACAGGCAGCTGTGCAGCTTTACCTCAACGGTACGCCGATCCCTGGCTCTGCAACTCGTTATACGTTCTCATCTTCAACGGAAGTTGGAACGCTCTCAACTAATGTACCATTCCAGGTGGCACAGACACCATCCACTCTGACAGTCGTTGTTGAAACTGACGGATTTACCGTTACGGACCGGGCTCTCACTGTATACCGTCTTGGAGATTAA
- a CDS encoding TasA family protein produces the protein MKRGTKTIMLAAALAGVLIVGGVSAYFTDADTATNTFTVGKISLDLQEPSWNPDQVKDLTPNQVVQKDPQIKNDGINDEFVFLEVTVPYKNVVTVNDAGVKQTAADTELVKYTVNAGWTELGSGEKDTVAETVLHRYVYGTDQACTALAKDQVTPALFDSITVANVVEDQTLEQTTQNIQVEAFGIQANDIGADDKTAPSDVWKVLVNQGPSKDKTGEDTKTDIVGG, from the coding sequence ATGAAAAGAGGAACGAAGACAATTATGCTGGCGGCAGCATTAGCCGGAGTCCTGATCGTTGGAGGGGTAAGCGCTTATTTTACAGACGCAGATACGGCGACAAATACCTTTACCGTTGGAAAAATATCCTTGGACCTGCAGGAACCCAGCTGGAATCCGGACCAAGTAAAAGATCTGACGCCCAATCAGGTGGTACAGAAAGATCCCCAAATCAAAAATGATGGAATCAATGACGAGTTTGTATTCCTGGAAGTGACTGTGCCTTATAAGAACGTGGTTACGGTCAATGATGCCGGTGTGAAACAGACAGCAGCAGACACAGAGCTTGTAAAATATACCGTAAACGCAGGCTGGACAGAACTGGGAAGCGGAGAAAAGGACACTGTCGCAGAAACCGTCCTGCACCGGTATGTGTATGGCACTGACCAGGCATGTACAGCCCTTGCAAAAGACCAGGTGACCCCTGCGCTGTTTGACAGCATAACGGTCGCAAATGTTGTGGAGGACCAGACGCTGGAGCAAACCACCCAAAATATCCAGGTAGAAGCGTTTGGAATCCAGGCGAATGACATTGGGGCAGACGACAAAACGGCGCCGTCGGACGTCTGGAAGGTTCTTGTAAACCAGGGGCCGTCGAAGGATAAGACCGGGGAAGATACAAAGACAGATATTGTAGGCGGCTGA